GGAAGGAATGAGAAACTGCTACTATGATGTGCACAAATGACTAAATGTTGTGGCGGTTGAACTAACTGTTGtgcaaatgtaaatagtgatgtttgaaatgcaccaaagcgactgagaaaaactgtaaaggacaggttcacatttttttcacttcatTTGCCATACTGGCTCTGCGCAAAGATGTATTCCAAAGTTGATTTGAAGCTAATAtgaggcttcagcagtctgagttaTAGAAATCAAGTGTGTATCATCTAAAGTTACAACCTTTATAGTACCAAGTTCACTCTATATGTTTTCCCAGACAGGATTTCTGAAGCAGAGTGATAACATCACACAGATATTTAAAGATAAAAGATTAAAGATGGCTAACTTAGACGACTGAAGTAGTACTGTGGACTTTGCCCGTATCTTTTAAATTAGAAATGCATTAGTAAAAGATCTGTTATTCTCTAGtatgaacaggaggaatgatCAGAGCAAGAAAACTCAGTTTTAATGTTCATATTAACACCTGACTATTGTTTTAAGATAGATTTAAAACATATGAATCCAtcctgtaatgtctataataataatgtaaaacacTGGTGgcataatttacaaaattaaTTATCAATCTGATTAATAAGAAGCTCATTTTAATTTTGCAGTTGCTACATTAAGTCATGAGAGGGAAAGTGAGCTGATGGCTGCCAATCGCAACCTGACAAACCTCAACGACAAACTCAACGTCTTAGAAAACCAGATCACAAACCTGACTGCAGTAAACCAGGAGCTGGAGATGGAGAGGAACAACGTAATAAGACCGATACAAATCATGGAGGCAAACTGGAACAAACTCAACGCCAGTCGAGTTAAGTGGACTATTGATGTCTACTGCCACAACGGTATGTTCAGATACCATTATTTAGGTCCAATAATAACcgataataatattaataatatcacAATGCAGTAATGTTTATTGGATTGTCTCTGTTGTTGTCAGGGAGACAGTGTAAAGCTTGTGAGCAGGGCTGGGAACTCTTCCAGTCCAGCTGCTATCTGATTAATCCTTCTTATGGGAGAACCTGGGAAGAAGCTCGAGAAGTCTGCAGAAGACAGAGTTCAGATTTGGTTGTTGTACATGATGAAGATGAACAGGTAATGAGAAAACTGTGGGATTTTTCGACGCaattaatgaaatgaaatgtatttttgaacACACAATCTGTAGATCACAGTCTGTGTATTTAACAAGGGTTTAAATCTCTGATAACTGTTTCTCTGTTGTCAGAATGTACTCAATTATTCCAGAAGGTACATATACGGGTACTGGATTGGCCTGAGAGCTGAAGGAGGGAGATGGAAGTGGATCGATGGAAGTGATCTGACTCAAAGGTAAGAGACACATTCCTAAACACTTTGAATTATGAAAAGAGGCTTAAGACCTGTCTGATTATCCAAACTTAACTATCTGTATTGATCTGAACTATTgatatcacatttttttttgccttgcTGTCTGTCATTTCTACTTACACATACAGACATCAGTCCACATATCCTCATTTTatctatattattgtattttattttatgcctTTGATGTTTATGTAGCCAAccatatgcttttatttttttaatgaaatgctTACTATAAACTCCTTCTATAATCCCCTAGGGGTTTTCCAAATCTCACCTGCACAatcattatttttcattatttaacattttttgttACTATTGTCTTGATTGTCTTGACATCATGTTCTTCCCTCAGTGACTGGATACAAGACCATCCACCACCTGCTGACGGTCAGTGTGCAGTTTCTGTCAGGTCCAGATGGAGATCAGTGAGCTGTGCTGATAGAAACGCATGGATCTGCAAAAAGAAGGCTTTATCTTTTTAAACATTACAGTCAGACTTGAGAAATTTACTGGATACTCTGCATGATAATATCAACTTGCTTCAGAAATATCAAACCGTGAAGACCTCTACTTCACAATTTAAACGTTTTGTTTTCATGAATAAAAATGCTAATTATTTATCTTTTGAAAAAGAGAATATAAATCTTCACAGTGAATTATTTTTCAAAgcttttgtgtgtctctgaatATAGACGCTCAGATGTGTTGTATAGATGAATTAGATATTGGATAATATTGGTATGGCTACTGACAATCTGAGAAAAATACAATGGCTGGCCTGAAGGCTAAAGACTAAAGACTAAACTGTTAACTATTAATAACTCTGAATGTGCTTTTGTTCTCCTTTGTTAGAGATGTGATGTTTATAATTTGTATATCAGCAGATTGatgagagggacagacagactgctcagcttcctgtttcctgtgtgaCAGGTTATATTGTTGCTACTCATGAGCCAAAATTGAGGCACAGCatcacttgtttttcttcagcaTTTAATGTAAATCATATTAATATGTAGAGTGTTTTATCTATCTGGAAGCAAAGTCCTGTTTCATTACATTGAATTAAACGCTGTTATGCATTGTTGGTATTGTCTTTTTCTAACTATTCTTACATATTGCTGACTCCGTGTCAGAACAGACCACATCATTCAGGAAGTTACAACATCATTAAACAGAATGTGTGAGATgcagatagaaaaaaaacaacagtcacAAAAATTAACTGAATGAAACAGGGTGCAACCTTAAAGCAGAAGTCGTCTAAAAACCATCACAGTGGAAAGATTTTGAAGATTGACTTTAGAAAAATGGCTTACAACAACAATTGTCCtgaggcagtggtggaatgtaactaagtacatttactctaagtactgtacttaaaggggtgatagaatgattatatagggtatttcccactgttccttaaggtctcctaatagggtatgtagggtatgttgggctgaaaatggcccaggtgctattttttttggcccttatgcatccctgtgtaatggctctatttcaatcaggaaagacttgtttgcagatatgcaaaaggttttaaTATACCACAGCACGTAGTTTACAATGTATTGGAGATTGAACTCcatcgttattaatacatttaatatattaataaattaatgtaGGGGTAGTGAACCAAGATgtaaccccccgatggaatcCAGACACCGGTGGTGGCAGAGAAGCCGGAAAACCAGACCTAGGAGGCATAAGAGCGACAGCCGGAGAACCACCAGTacgggaggtggaaggggaggaggagggacaacgtcttcctgaaatgacagctgatagcacagggagagaagcagcaTTTTAAACCAGTGACAAgatgctgtgattggcctatggGATCCTTAGCCGTTGCTGATTGGTTTATAGAAGGTGAACGCCTGCAGCGCTGATTCGCTTCaggagggactgattacttgttaggtcttcctgaaagaattttcGCTGAGCTACATTTGGAatgacagcttttcttccaaatatggtatgctcatgaatatttagatgagctgcacgctgattggttgaggaacCACTCACACATTCATTGGAGACgatacagcaggtctcatattttacacacacacacacacacacacacacacacacacacacacacacacacacacacacacacacacacacacagtctgttaCATGCCCGGGCGCGGTTAAAACagccgagacaaaataaaagttaacaCTTTCATTAGTGTTGTTGTAACGTTACCCTTAGGACATAAAAAACCTCTGCATTCACGaccgtggttcattttcaaaatccttgaaaaacttccaaacttCTTCTTTCTGAAGTGGCTACACAGCTCAGCAAgtctgtgaagggggagaggccgaCAGGGAAGGCAGCAAACCCGGCCAGCAGCCGCCACCTGTCCCGGCAGATTGTcccgtcttaccaaatttgcaattagccatacattttcgtaaaatggcccatatttgagctttacatagttgatttatcagataaaaagtctcagaagtgaattttgtaatggtatagcagagatctgcgtgacctagattcagaagactacctgacctcaggtcagttgtgtagcctatgtaaatgttggggcgtgacaaagactagagactagagccaaatgagatGGGATTttcccgttttcagaggcagtttcaaattgtgagatttgcagaggaaagaggtgtcaatgggatttttaggttctatgtatgtcctatttaccctccaaactcatttttcaactatgacaaggtaaaatcggttttgcattctatcacccctttaaggccaATGTCCCATATATTTAGAAGAGGTAAATTTGTCCcccttaaaaaaatatgaaagacctactccccaaaagaggtaaaaaaTAACCCTTCAGGGGGCTCAAAACATGTACAGAAAACAATAACtgtgtctacttgtgctacatcgaggggttaaagaacacaacagggtGTGAGAAATAAAGATGTgatttcttgtcttttatgtagatttaaactttgGAGCTTTAACAAGGTCTCATTCTCTAATAGATTTGTTGCTGATAAGTACATGATTCCTAAAAAAACCCATCCTGAAACACGTGAAGATGTTTTGAATATGTAGAAAGGTTTGAACAATACAGAATAATAATATTACCCCAATTGAGCGATTTaaaataccttggggtcttgttcgtgagtgaggggacaatggagcgggaaaTCGGTCTTGGCGTCCTTATCTCCGCTGACATCACCTGGACAGATGACATCACAGCGGTCATCAAGAAGGCTCAACAGCGGCTACACTTCCTGAGGGTCCTcaccccacagtcacattagctacaaaagagagcgacatgcactcgcttgtgggcgctcctggacgtgcctagcctactcctggttgcttggcaacagtaaacagaaattctccagtgctaccttcaagcacatcttaaaagttacttcagaggtattgttaagtcacaagaacgatgtttttggatgtaaaagtatttattttctcgataaaagtaacaaaatataagagataaaatgccaaacatatccgatatatacagaaatacgatgtcctgaagcaTTTTCCACCttcttgaattattttcttcgactTGAGTCACTGACATACGTCACGCTGCCCTCACGCTGCCTTCACTCCGATTGGCAGTCGCTTTGTTgcatcgctcagcatttgcataaaatagacttcttgtctattttggccccGCCTTGCTCGTGGCAGCGGCGAGCTCGTCGCTTTTTGCTAGCAAACGGCCACTCccgttgaaaatgaatggcagcctgtcgctttgtctctgtctcttgtagctaatgtgactgtggggtcAGGAAGCACAACCTGGACTCCAACCTGCTGCTGATCTTCTACCGCTCATCCATCGAGAGCCTGCTGACGTACTGTATCCCAGTATGGTACGGCAGCTGCACCATGGCAGACAGGGATAGGATACAGAGAGTAGTAAAAGCAGCATAGAAGAATCATCGGctgccctctcccctccctgaCGGACATCTACACCTCCCACTGTCTCAGTAGAGCAGAACACATCACCAAGGACAGCTCCCACCCTGGCTTTGATCTGTTTGACCTGTCGCCCTCAGGGAGGCGCGACAGGTGCATCAGAACAAGGACTAACACATTCAAGAACAGTTTCTTCCCAAAAGCCATAACCACTTTgaattcacacatgcactgacttCACTTCACAGTCTACCCCCAACCTCCGGACTTTCTTCTGCCCACCAAATGtgcaatatttattatttaatactTTTGATAACACTGGTAATTCTGTGCAATTTAATTACTGTgcaatatttcatatttaatacTTTTGATAACACAATAATTCTGTGCAATTTCATTACTGTGCAATATCATTATTTCACACTGCATGCAAACcatatctttttttctattttatacatgtatatagTGTCTAAAAACTGTGCACCTTACCCCCCTCACCCGCCCCCATTCTTTTGCACTACTTATTTAACTCCATGTTGATGCATTTCTCTTACGAACATATCGACACTGGAAAAGGAGTTGCTTCAATCTCGTTGTACATGTGTATtatgacaataaaaggcatcCTATTCTATTATCGGCGCAGCAAATTTATCACaccatattgaaaaaaaaaaaaaagctgaccCAGAAGG
The DNA window shown above is from Perca fluviatilis chromosome 7, GENO_Pfluv_1.0, whole genome shotgun sequence and carries:
- the LOC120562277 gene encoding asialoglycoprotein receptor 1-like, yielding MFRMDRNLQEEIEELKEEEDDYVNVQPWTMDKVAARRNQRFCCFSQSFPLIAVCWLILLVIMGLCIYFATLSHERESELMAANRNLTNLNDKLNVLENQITNLTAVNQELEMERNNVIRPIQIMEANWNKLNASRVKWTIDVYCHNGRQCKACEQGWELFQSSCYLINPSYGRTWEEAREVCRRQSSDLVVVHDEDEQNVLNYSRRYIYGYWIGLRAEGGRWKWIDGSDLTQSDWIQDHPPPADGQCAVSVRSRWRSVSCADRNAWICKKKALSF